From the genome of Labeo rohita strain BAU-BD-2019 chromosome 12, IGBB_LRoh.1.0, whole genome shotgun sequence:
AAATAGAAATGCTACCAGACACTTGTGTCATTACTGGCTTTGAACCACAAAGAATCGAGTGTCGAGTGGAAACTGATTCAATCACTTTAAACATAAGAccacattttaaagaaaacatttcttttctATTCTCTTTTTTAGGTCAGGAGCGATCCAACAAAGACAAGTTCTACAACGAAGACACTTACGGGTAATTTCAACAAGAcaagcagcatttatctgttTCATGACTCTTAAGATTAACATTATTTACTTTAGGATATCGAAAATATGAATTCAACTGTGAAAGACAAAATGAAATAGCGCTTTGGGATTTGCTGTTCATTTTGTTAAGAATGTAACGTTTTTTAGTTCACTTTACACAGCACCTGTTCAAGTAGATGTGTTTACAGAACAAACACCAGTCAAAGGTTTGAACATGTCCATATTTTCAGAATAGTAAAGTTAATTATGAAATAACACAAGTGGAATTACACTGGCAGTTTTAAAGTtggggatcagtaagatttttaatgttttttaagattcttatgctcatcaaagtttcattgatttgtgcaaaaatacagaaaataaaactaatattgtgaaatattattgcaatttaaaatagtggttttctattttaatatagtttaaaatataatttatttctttgatgcaaagctgaattttcatcagccattactccagctttttgtcacataatccttcaaaaatcGTTCTGATAtacttattatcaatgttcaaTAATATTATCATAATTCTTTACTATCACCTTTAATCAATTTAACTcatccttgccaaataaaagtattaatttcttttaacatgtacaaactaatttaattttaaataaatgctgttctttttaatgttttattcatcaaagaatcctggaaaaaaagtatcacaggttccaaaaaaatatatataaataaataaaatattaagcagcacaactgttttcaacactgataataaatcagcacattcgaatgatttctgaaggattatgtgacactgaagattggagtaatgatgctgaaaatccttggcatcacagaaatatattctattttcaagtatattaaaatataaactaactattttaaattgcaataatatttcacaatagtactgttttttttctgtatttttaaccaaataaacacagacttgatgagcagaaaagactttttaaaaacattaaaaatcttacagatcctaaacttttgaacggcagtgtatataatgacaaaaatatattttattttagggctgGAATATGCTACAAGACCGAACAGATTTTAAATCATACTGGGAATTATacactaaaacatttaaaatactacACGCTACCAGACTTTCAACTTGTTCCGAACACAAAATCGGCATAAAATCGGCTAAAAATATCAAGTATGTATGATATTCTGCAACTGGATGGAATCATCTGAAGCTAAAAAAAAGGAACCAATCATACAGTGATTTTCTAAAATTTGTCAACTTCGACCACCCAAAATCGCCACACTGGCTCTAACTTTCGGAAACTAGAGTAAAGAATTCCAAACTGCACTATGTAGTGTATTTTAGCCTTTAAGTAGCCTAGTTTCCAACTCCGCACACTGGCAATCTCTCAACAAAGTAATGAAAAATCCACATGGGAAGTTTTTTAAACAGTACTAAAGGAGATGCCATGTCTGCTGTGCACTTGTTGGTCGATTTCTCTACTATTCGGTCCTCAGCAtcagttttttgcattttaataccatctaaaatgttttaacatttaacatttaacaagtGTGCTCAAACCTTTGACTGTTAATTTAGCTGAAGCTTAAAGTTAGCTTAAGACATTTAAGACACTGTAATaggttaatatatataattgttaattttctaGAACAAAACAGCAGGGGAAatctgtgtaaatatatattctcaatatacagctgtatatagtattgtttttagatatatttGTAATCTATCTATACAagtatacatatataacaaTTAGGAGGGTTTTTGAAACATTCCTTTACCCTGACAATTTTTTATGAACAGAAATAGTTTGAATAGActgataatataaataaatcaccaCACATTTCACCAtgaaaaaactaatattttaaatatatagcaTTTCCAtccaaaaatacaacattatGAAACACTTCCGCATACATTCACACACTAAATTTAACAGTTAACGTTTGGCCAAATTGAGTTCGAATTATTTTAAATCCTTATTAGTGGACCTGCTCATCTTAGACTGAAAAGTCAGCAGAGGTTTTCTGGCAGTATTTATGGTAGTCGTGGAATGAGGACTGAAACTGTGTGATTATGTATATGTGTTTGTGGAATGTCACTGATAATCTGTGTTACTTTGAGTGTTCTTTGACATGTTATTTcaagcatgctaatcatgcgcCATTTGTATTCAGACTATAGCAAATTTTCAATTTGTCTGAGTGGCGATGTGTTTTTGATGAGCCTTTGTTAGTCTGCTTCACCTGATTCACTCAACTGAAGCTGTTACTAACACTTTGCGTCCACAAACCCTAAAAATGATGATTATCATCCTTAGGTTTCTCTATTTGCTGGCAGTTATATTACATCTGAATCTGGAACAAGATTGAATTTACGGCTTGTGAATTTTATATTCTTTTCTTATGCTTTATGCATATCaaaatgttaaagaaaaagaccaaacataaaacattacaaaattcaagcattacaaaacacatgtgtgatattaaaaaacagtgcaaaacaaaacataaccaACATAAAAAGTCTAttagtggattttttttttgcattaacatCAACGCATTCTGCATAAACCACACAGTCGACACATGGAGCGAATAATAAATAACCCATTCGCAGTTAATTTGGCCCATCAGTAAACTTGCTCTCCCCTTTGAAGTCCAGGACATCCCATAGCAGGATGGGATTTTCACAATTGTGCTGTGCCCTCCAATGCTCAATAACGTCCTGTTTCTTATTAAACACCTTACTGCAAAGGATGCAGTTAAACTGGGACCCTACCCTAAGGGATATACCTTTACTTAGGCCCCTTAATACATGGCCCTCCTTACCTATCAtctcctcttcttcctcctctcCCTGACTCTCTCTAGCTTCTTGATGGTCTGAATGGAGGTGGCGTTTGAATTTGGAAAAGGAGAAGAACTCCTCGTCGCAGGTGCCACAGTGCACTAGGTTGCGTTTCTCGTTGAGCTGCCTCCAGTAATGCGCTGCATGTTTGACCAGTTCATCTTCCGCTTCGCGGCCACCACGCATGGCTCCGTCCCTCAGTCGTACCTGGACCTCCTCTCCGTGCACGTATAACAAATGTAACTTCATGTCAGCAAAGGTAGGGGTGATGGCTTGGCAGCGCCCACACTTGATTTGTAGCTCGACTGGGTCGACGCGTTGTTCTGAGGCTTGTTCATCAACTTCTGAAGACCTGCAAGACAAGGAACATcattgtgtttacattttatgttgctaccttatgttaaactgctttaaattacttttttcaacattaatctacactccatacaccataatggcaaaacaaaaaaaacaaggttttaacatctttgcaaatttattaaaaataaaaaaacttaaatgattccattgcataagtattcaaacccttatctgggacagttgaaatttagctcaggagcattcatatagCTTGATTATGTTGCTACACCTCAAGTACAtataacctgtggcaaattcaattgaatggatatgatttggaaaggcgcACACGTAATAAATGgtttaacagctgaaaatgcatattacagtaaaaaccaAGCCTgcagagctcagaaacaggattgCATCAAGTCCCACATCTGGGAAACAGTTCAGAAAAAATtgtgctgcattgaaggttcacagaagcttGTAGTCTCCATTACCCATAATGGAAGAAGTCTGAAACAACCAGGACTCTTTCTAGAGCTGGCTTCCTAGCCAAATTGAGCAAAtgatggagaagggctttgGTTACTGGTGACCatgaagctgatggtcactctagttgagctccaatGTCATATGTGGAGATTGGTGAAACCTgaaacctacagaaggacaaacatcattGTAACACTCCACCGATCTTAGCTTTATGGTGGCGTGGCAAGACTCACTCCTCTTCTGAgtaaagacacatgaaaacacacttggaatttgcaaaaaagcacctaaaggaccctcagactgtgagaaacaagattctctggtctgatgaacgtTAATTCCAAGCATCAGTTTTGAAAGAAACCAGGCACTGtagagtaccatcccaaaactaaagtgtgctggtagcagcctcatgctgtggggctgttttcagcagcagggactcaaggactcatcagagtagaagaaaagctcagtGAACCAATATATGAGCTTGAGAGCTGAAGAGgtgagaagaatggcagataattggcaaatgctgatgtgcaaagctagaggctgtaaaggtgcttcagctaagtagAGTTAatggtatgaatacttatgcaatgtacttatttaagtattttattttttaataaattcaaaaaagtgtgacaattctgtttttgctttgtcattacgGTGTATGGAGTGCAGACTGATGTGGggataaagtaatttaaagtagtttaacttaaggcagcaacataaaatgtaaaaaaatgaatgtgtatgaatacttttgcaaggcactgtatgttAGGGATGGACAGctttggtcctggagggccgctgtcctgcagagtttagttccaccCTAATCAAACCTCCTTGTAGTTTTCTAGTGATCTTGAAGAcgatgattagcttgttcaagtgtgtttgattagggttggagctaaactcagcAGGACAGTGCCCCTCCACTACCCAAGTTGCCCATCCCTGGTCTATGTCGCGAATAAGAAGGCTTCAGAAAGAGCGGACACTCAATGTTTGTTACTTACTCTTCCACAGACATGTTTTCTTCATGTTGACTGATGGACGGTTCAACGGTGAGTATTACCCTGTGCACCTCTCTCAAGTGGCTGAAGTAGACACCAACATAGCCAAATGATTTCTCACAGAATTCACAGCAAAGGCTCTTCCGGGGTCTGCTTTCTGCATGGTGTAGCTTCATGTGAGTGCTAAGACTGCCCGAGTGAGCGTAGGCTTTTCTGCAGACTGGGCAGACATAAGGCCGCAGGTTGCTGTGGCTGTTCATGTGGCTCTGCAAGTGATGCTTAAACTGGAAGCACCTGTTGCAGGTAGGACATCGGTGCAGCGGACGACTTCCAGTGTAAACCACTCCTCCACTACCTTTAGATCCCACCACATGCTGCTGCTGATCAGTAGCTTTCGAGGACTGGGGAGCACTTGATATCTGCTGTCCTAATAAGAGGTCCTGATCAAGGTTCTCCGATGTTGACAAGGACGGAAGTGGAACAAGTTGTGGAATAGTGGTTTCCATTACAAGTACCGGCTTGGGACGAATACTCCGATACTTCTTGGATATGTCCAGCAACTTCTCTTGAGAGGCAGAATTCGGCATTCCAGTTGGAGGTTTCTCAGGTACCCTCCTTCTGAAAAACGACAAGGATCTTTTCTTTCGGGCTTCGAAGGCTAGAATATCCTCCATGGTTTTCCTCTTCCTCCCTCGTTTCTTGCCCTGAGGTTTCTTCATTTGGGTGTTGTTGTGGTCTTGGCTTAGGCTTTCACTTTTAACTTGATTGGACTTGATTTTGTTGTCTGGAGGGCTTTTCAGGCTGCTTTTGGCTCCGATCTGTTTGTCTGAGAATGGGGTGCTGGCAAGGCTGGTTGGTGCCAAGAGGGAGTTCTTCACCTTGGCATAGGGCAGGATGGGCAGCTTGCCCTTGGGTGGAGATGGGATGATCTGAACAGCTTTGCTAAAGATAGTGGGCGAGAGGACCGTGATGGCACTGCCTGCCGAGGGTTGACCCTCTATTTGGGTTTTAACCGGTGAGATTTTCTTCACAAGGGAGCTTCCAGAAGGATAATGCTGGTTTTTGAGTGGACTGGCTTCGGTTTTTGGATCTGTCTGTGAACCGGGGAGCAAGGGTGCAACGTTGATTTCAGATGAAGTAGGAGCGTCAATCATAACAAGCTGCTCAGATACTGGGTCTGAACTCTGGTCTGATTTTACAGCAGGTGATTGAGCTTGTATGGTTGCAGAAACCTTGGCTGGACTAGGCATCTTGCTGCTGCCCTTTTCTGAAGCGCTTTTGCTTCTCACCGGTTGGTATCTAGGAATAGGCAGCTTAAGGTTTTTCTGGATTGGCTGTTGCTGTTGTGTCTGAGGTAAGGCCACCAAAGAGAATGTCCCCTCTTGTCCAGCCACCTGCATGAGTGCATAGTTCTGGGCAGGGACTAGAATGGATTTGGGGCTGACAGCCGTGGATGCTTCTGGAAGGGCTGAAGGAGGTTGGCAGGATAAAACTGCAGATGATGGAACCACTGCTGGGGCTTTGGGGGCAATGCTGCGAAACTGGAGACCCTTCATTTGGGAGTGGGGCCGTGCATCACCTGTCAAAACAAGATAACGCCTAAGATGTAACAAAAGTGAACTGTAAAAAGAAgctctaacttttttttcttacacgCTCACACACCAATTTACCCTGGGGCTAAGAGTTTGAGCCCTCTTTGATTTGAGCTTGGCGTACTGCTCTTGTTCATGCTGCAGCTCACTAAGTCTTATACCTCCTCATTCTTTTTAAtgcacactgacacacacacttGCAGAAGGAATAAACCACCTTTAAAGCATCGTTAAAGGACTCGTTATTACATGAACAAGAATAACAGTTAAACAACCATACTAACACATCATGACCATCCACACAACCTTGTAGCCTTCTGTATAATAATTGCTTACAGATATGAAAACAACCCAGCAGTGCTAAAAgtgtacatttattcatttggcaGACATATTCATCCATAATGGCTTACAGTGCATTCGAGATATGCTTTTATCACTTTGCATTTCTTTTGGAATCAAACCAATGACCTTGTCACTGCTAATGCCAAGCTTTACCAGTTAAGTAGCAGGAACAAAAGAAGACATACTACATAGTTCTCTACAACTTTTTAACAAAAGAGATATGCTTTTTAATTAGAAACTAGTATTGAGTAGCAAGTATAACTAAACTAAGACAGTCAGGAAAAAGAGTAAAGTATAGCTATAAAGATTGCTGATGAAGCtgggaaaaatgtaaatgatgtttCAGCACTCAGAAGTCTGTAAATACAAAGCATCCCATTTAGGTCGCTATagaattaattaagttaaaaacagaaacatcatAAAGAGCTGGGCTTTTACCAGACCTAAAAGGGGAAGATGAGAACAGTTGAAGGGGAGGAGAGTACTCTATTTTAGGTGCAAGAAATGGGGACTTATTTTTAGCCACAGTATCATGAAGAAAAATAAGAGCATCACGGACCAATTAGCAGAATGGAAGGTGAAGAGTTCAAAGGTGAGATCTGGTGTTTATGTTAGACGAAGGGTTACGCTCCGGCCACCACGTATATATCTGTGTGTAggtctgttttttgttgtgagaaccagaatgtgtttgtgtgaatgaatttggtgtgcatatgtgtgtttaCACCCATGCGTAAAGGAATTCAGGCCAGATGTTGGTCAACAGGTCATGGGGACTTACCTGATAGCCtaacattacaaaattatataattttgtagtTTAATTTTAAGTGATTGTAGGGGTGGACAGGTACATGAAAGTGACTTTAAAAGTGATCTAAATTCCATAACAGTTACACAgcccattttttattttgtgactgGTTAGAGTCATTTTCGGTCATTCCTTTTGGTAGTTCCAATTAGTGGCAAGggtgatgtagaatgattttgaaatgatttttgaagttgagggagcaaatacaattggagtttttcgacataccctaactgtcttgagccagaatacacagagttcaggtagagcaagacaagacgagcgtttgagattgaaaagtatttaaattgtattttttaatgaaataaacgtttcactagataagacccttcttcctcggctgggatcatttacaactgcatttgggatcgtttgaaggtgcatctaaactgcattttggaattgcAAACTCGTggaaccatatcagtccattatatggagaaaaatcctaaaatgttttcctcaaaaacataatttctttacgactgaagaaaggaagacatgaacatcttggatgacaaaggggtgagtacattatctgtaaatttctgttctggaagtggacttctcctttaaaaatgtcTGTATAATGTGAGTTGAGTCAAAATtgtgtgcaattctgagaacattagtgttttcccccctcagaattggattttataactcataactcgcaactgtgagaaaaaaaaaactcacaagaGTTTTTTTTGTCAGAGTTGTAAGTTTATCTCATACAAAAAAGTACTCTTGATTTATCTAATCGCATACTACTAAAGCAGACAAAATCTTGATGACTGCAagagcaattattattatttaacccTACTGCATATTATTATCTCTCTactcactttgtgtgtgtgatttcaGAGGGCTGGAGCGGTGCTCTTGGGTTTTCATGTCTGCCACACTGTCACTGAAGAtcctgaacaaaaaaacaaatacagagAACAGAACTGAACGTCTGCTGTGTAATTAACACAatagatgctttaaattacagTGTTTAGAGGTGTCTGCCTGCGTTCAAACGATGTCTTCCCccccccctctctctttctcactatCTCGATCAAAACCAGAGGACATTCCAGATGTCACACAGGCTCAGATTAGAGTCAAGGCAAAGGCAGAAAAACAACAGGAGGGGAAGGATAGAAAGGGAGTGAAAGACTGTTAACCAAGGAGGAGGGGACACTGAATGAGCCAGGTGAGATGGGAACCATCTaatgcgtgtatgtgtgtgtggtagTGGGACGAGGATGGGCGGGATGTCATTTGGCCTGTACATGAAGGTCCTCATCTGTGGCAGTGAGATAGCAGCcttggagtgtgtgtgtgtgtgtgtgttgcggGGGACTATATTTTAGGGAGGGGTTGTCCAGTACCCCGTAGGTCTGAAAGGAGATGAAAGGAAGGGATCTGCAGGAGATAAGAGAGGTGGACACACACGGCCGTTTCTGGCTAGAACATCCATATCCAGCGGCCATGAGCTCCGACTGccacagatacacacacacacacacacacacttacatacACAGCACATCTGTCATATCTCTATGCCTCTACAAACTTTCCGATCTCTAAACACAACACCGGTCTGTCGTAGCATATTTTCGCTTGTTTAATCAAGCCTGCGCTGGCTAATTCCCCTGTTGTTCTGGGCAAGCTGTGAAGTCGTTAACACgtgtgaaaataaacaaaataggGAAAAGATGAAGAGACAATAAACTGCACATGCTAAACATTCTTAGCCAAGTTCCTTCAGAAAATTTAACGAGAATTTTCCGTCTCAAAAGAGAAAGTCCACTGATCTGTTTGATATGACAACACAGAGTGTTATTTCATCAATTTACCCAGGGGAagcattatttatgttttttaagcttTCCTACTTAATTTTAGTTCTTAATTACACTCTCAGTCAAAAGAGTCTGGACACATGTGGTTATCACAAATCtttcaaactgaaataataaaagaaataatgcaaaatgaaaGTATTAGAATTATGtagctttaataaaataattatttgtaggCACAATTTATATTTGTCTACAAAACTAACTTTAAATCAAGTGTGTCtgaacttttgactggaagtgtacATTGacccagtttatatctcacatttcttaCTTTGTTtcttcgcaattgtgagtttgtgtcttacgatttaaatttttttttttcctaagaattgttggatacaaactcacaattctgacttttttctcagaattgtaagatataaacttacagttctgacttttttttttttcaattgcatgatataaactcacaaaaaaactcAACAATTAcaactttctcagaattgcaagtttatattacaattttgactATAACATGCAAATGCAAGTCAAaattgcacaattctgagaacatatcagttgtgactttttttttttttttttaccccaaaaaaaaaaaaaagtcagaataaacttgaaaattgtggaaacaaaaaattcagaattgagagagtttatattgtgctattctaactttataactcactgACTTTCTTcccagaattgtaagatataaaatcacaattgatAGGTATATATAATCGGGaggttatatctcacagttctgacattttttctaaattgtgtgatataaactcacaattgcaaaaaaaaaaaaaaacaacaactcacaattatgacttttttttctcagaattgtgagtttatcttgcaattctgacattataacatgcaaatgtgagtttgcaaCATTATGCGctataaaattgcaattctaagaacatatcagtcttttttcccccctcagaactggattttataactcgtaactcacaattctgacctttttttcatcagaattgtgagtttatatcgcaagttttttcccctctcagaATTGGTCTTTATAACTCgtaactgcgagtttatattttactcagaattgcgagaataaaaaaaagtcagaattgcaagtttatattcttCTATTCTGATTTtggaactcgcaattctgacttttttctcagaatcgtaAGATAGAAACTTGCAATCGCTAGGTATACATCTCGAGgttatatctcccaattctaactttttctgatataaactcagaattgtgagctataaaacAGCAATTCTGAAACATAGTCTTTTTTCCtaagaattggactttataactcataactcacaaaaaaaacctcacaattgcaattgtgaattccaagatacaaactcgcatttgcaagaaagtCTCGCAAAAGATATaaacaaatctgactttataacttgcaattgcgagtttatatctcacaattctggcttcagaattgtgagatataaacttgcaattgcaagttataaagtcagaattgtttatatgcATCTACTGTGATGAAACGTATGTTTAAACTGCACATGCAAAACATTCTTAGCCAAGTCCACTTATCTGTTTGATATGACAACATTTAGACTgtcatttcaaaaatgtatcCAGAGGAAGCATTATcctcatttatgtttttttttttttttttttttttttttttttagctttcctGTGTATTGGACACTTCATACCAGTTGTTTGAAAGTCAAACTGAAAATGTATGTAAGTAGCAACAAATCTTTTCTACTATATTGTGAAGTACATAGGAGTGAAAcagaacattaaaaagtaaacagaataaaaaagtaGGCTGGGGGACTTGGTTCTATACATCAGCTGTTGATTGGATGAAGACAGATCTGGATGCCTCACATGAAGCagtaaaaacatcttactgcGTTGCTGGATgtgtataagtgtgtgtgtttgagtgaaaGGTCAGTTGTCTCTCTCAGAAGAGGAGACATTTTCAGAGAAAACACAGCACTGTTTGCCCATCTTCCTTGTTTAGAAGAGACTGTGCATCTCCACAGCAGACTTACAGACAGTTTTTGCAGGAACGTGgctcacacttacacacacacacacctgcagtATCTTATCTTGTGACAGCCAAAGCAACAAAATATTAACCAGAGGAAATGAAAGCACAAACATGCCAGTACATCGTAACACGCTACGTACATGCGCCTGCAAAAAGACCGTGCTCTGCAGGAACAATACAGCAGATGTTAAAACACGTCAGTCAAGCAGAGCACCGTAACAAAAGAACCACATGAAATAATATCAACTCTGCATaacacacgcacaaacacactcttGAGTAATTAGCTGTCACCTGAGCCAATCAATGTGGAGGGGAAAAAATCTATTCCAATTTCAAAACTACAGGCTTGCCTGTACACGCAGATGTGGACTAATCAATAAGAAAAGCATCTCACATTAGAAAGACGAGAGAATACAGAACCAAAAATATTCTCACTGACTAAACCATTTTGATGTAAATAACTGCATGCATAAAGGAATGTCTCCCATGTATGCTGCTGAAAGATATTTAACAGAATATCCTGGCTGCTCTTTTCTAAACAATAAAAGTGAATGGGAATGAAGAATGTCAGGAAAACAACAAAAGTATCTGATAGTCTATATGATTTATGAAGCATGTTCCAaacgttttaatatttttatgtgaggaacacaataaaatttaagTTATTCATTGAAAAATTTAGCCTTCAAATCTTTTTGTAGTATTGAGTCAAAACGCCACACACTAGGTTCGAATTCAACGACGATCTTAAGACTTGAGTAGGGCCCTGATTTCCGCaatgtcataaaaatggaatttactgtataacccGGAATGTTATAGAATTTGATCTTCTGATTTGATgttctgagagtcacttcatgaacattttactgtttcttttgagaaatgctatattcatatcatatacaaacagatacttaaaggtcttcactgTAACccatcaaaacaaaaaagttcgggtttaacttgaagaaactgtgacagaaata
Proteins encoded in this window:
- the znf438 gene encoding zinc finger protein 438; translation: MKTQEHRSSPLKSHTQSDARPHSQMKGLQFRSIAPKAPAVVPSSAVLSCQPPSALPEASTAVSPKSILVPAQNYALMQVAGQEGTFSLVALPQTQQQQPIQKNLKLPIPRYQPVRSKSASEKGSSKMPSPAKVSATIQAQSPAVKSDQSSDPVSEQLVMIDAPTSSEINVAPLLPGSQTDPKTEASPLKNQHYPSGSSLVKKISPVKTQIEGQPSAGSAITVLSPTIFSKAVQIIPSPPKGKLPILPYAKVKNSLLAPTSLASTPFSDKQIGAKSSLKSPPDNKIKSNQVKSESLSQDHNNTQMKKPQGKKRGRKRKTMEDILAFEARKKRSLSFFRRRVPEKPPTGMPNSASQEKLLDISKKYRSIRPKPVLVMETTIPQLVPLPSLSTSENLDQDLLLGQQISSAPQSSKATDQQQHVVGSKGSGGVVYTGSRPLHRCPTCNRCFQFKHHLQSHMNSHSNLRPYVCPVCRKAYAHSGSLSTHMKLHHAESRPRKSLCCEFCEKSFGYVGVYFSHLREVHRVILTVEPSISQHEENMSVEESSEVDEQASEQRVDPVELQIKCGRCQAITPTFADMKLHLLYVHGEEVQVRLRDGAMRGGREAEDELVKHAAHYWRQLNEKRNLVHCGTCDEEFFSFSKFKRHLHSDHQEARESQGEEEEEEMIGKEGHVLRGLSKGISLRVGSQFNCILCSKVFNKKQDVIEHWRAQHNCENPILLWDVLDFKGESKFTDGPN